GTGGATCGCCGCCTTGGAGTTCTCACGCCCCACGCCCGACATCTTCACCCCGCCGAACGGCGCCTCGACCGGCGCGTCGTTGTAGGAATTGATGAAGCACGACCCGGCCCGCAACTGCCCGATCACCCGGTGCCCACGCGCCAGATCACGGGTGAAAACTCCGGCCGAGAGACCGAAGGGCGTGTTGTTGGCCCGCGCGATGGCCTCGGCCTCGTCGTCGAAATCCAGCACCGCCATGACGGGGCCGAAGATTTCCTCGCGCGCGATCACCATGTCGTCGGTGACGTCGGCGAAGACCGTGGGCTGGATGTAGAAACCGTCACCGTCGATGACCGAGCCGCCGCAGACCAGCCGCGCGCCTTCGGCCTTGCCCTTTTCGATGTAGCCCAGGACGATCTCGCGCTGCCGCGCGCTGACCATCGGGCCGAAATTCACGCTCTCGTCCAGCGGGTCGCCGATTTTCGCCTGCGCCAGCCGCTCGGCCAGACGCGCCAGGAACGCCTCCTTGATGCCCCTCTGCACAAAGACCCGCGTGCCGTTGGAACAGACCTGCCCCGAGGAATAGAAATTGCCCAGGATCGCGCCGCCCACCGCATCGTCCGGATCGGCGTCGTCGAAGATCAGCAGCGGCGACTTGCCGCCCAGTTCCATCGTGACGTGCTTCATGCCATCGGCGGCGGCGGCATAGACCTTGCGGCCCGTGGGCACCGAACCGGTCAGCGACACCTTGGCCACGTCCGGGTGGCCGACCAGCGCTGCACCGACCGCGCCCGCGCCCTGCACCACGTTGTAAAGCCCCGCTGGCGCGCCCGCCTCGACCAGGATTTCCGCCACCTTCAGCGCGCAGAGCGGGGTTTCTTCGGACGGCTTGAAGATCATCGCGTTGCCGCAGGCCAGCGCCGGCGCGCCCTTCCAGCAGGAAATCTGGGTCGGGTAGTTCCATGCCCCGATACCGACGCACAGGCCCAGCGGTTCGCGGATCGTATAGACCCAGTCCTGTCCCAGCTGCACGTGTTCGCCGGTCAACGACCCCGCCAGGCCGCCGAAATACTCCAACGCGTCCGCGGCGCTGGTGGCATCGACATACAGCGTTTCGGACAGCGGTTTGCCGGTGTCACGGGTTTCCAGGACCGACAGGTCGCGGTTGCGATCACGCATGATCCGGGCGGCGCGGGTCAGCACCCGGCCACGTTCGCGCCCCGACAGGGCCGCCCATTCCGCCTGGGCCCGCAGCCCGCTTTCCACCGCCTTGGCGATCACCGCAGGGGTCGCGGCATGGATGCGGGCGATGACGGCGCCGGTGGCGGGGTAGACCACGTCGATCGGGTCGCCGGCTGCATCTTCCAGATAGGCCCCGTCGACGAAATGGCTGGCGTTCGGCTGGGTGTCGTAGGTCATATCGTGTCCCGCAATTCGTCGTAGTTCAACATGACATGGGCCGCGTAGGCGGGCCGTTCCGTCAGGCGGCCGTAATAGGCCCGCAAAGCCGGAAAGTCACGCCGGTCGATGGCGATATCGAAGTAGCGATACAGCACGTGACCAAGATGGATGTCACCGGGCGTCATGGTGTCGCCCGCCAGCCAGGGACTGCGCGCCAGCCGGGCCTCGGCGATGGCCAGCGCGGTTTCGAACCGGTCCACCGCGGCGCGGATGGCGGCCGGGTCGTGCCGCGCTGCGGGGGTGCGCACGACGCGCCAGAAGATCGGGCCGGTGAAGCGGTTCGCGATCTCCTGCTTGGCCCATTCCGACCACTGGTCCACCCTGGCGCGGCGCGCCGGATCGACGGGCCAGAAACCGTCGTCGCCATAGGCACGGGCCAGGTGACGCAGGATAGCGGCGCTTTCGAACAGAGTCAGATCGCCGTCGCGCATCACCGGGATCAGACCATTGGGGTTCATTTCCAGAAAGGACGGGGTGTCCAGCCCGCCATAGCCGCCGCCGGCGTCGATGCGTTCGATCACCAGGCCCAGTTCGGCGGCCCCCCACATCACCGCCTGCACGTTGGACGACGACGCGCGGCCCCAGATCGTCACCATCGGGTCATTCCCCCCGCGGGAAACGCTGGCTGTCTTCAAGCACGTTGAGATCCATGTGATTTCGCATATAGCGTTCGGACGCGCGTTGCAGTGGCTGGTGGTCCCACGGGTAATAGCCGCCCTGGCGCAGAGCCTGGTAGACCACGTGCCGCCGCGCCTGGCTTTCGCGGACAGCGGCGTCGAATTCCTCGAGATCCCAGCGTTCGGCGGCGGTTCGGCGGAAATACTCCAGCACCGGCCGGCAATCACCATCCTTCGCCCGGTTGGCCAGTTCCTGCGGATCGGCGTCCAGATCGAAAAGCTGTTCGGGGTCGAGCGCGCAATTGGTGTATTTCCACCGCCCCTGGCGCAAGGCGATCAGCGGCGAATAGGACGCCTCGGCCGCATATTCCATCGCCACCGGGGTCTTGCGCCGTCCGCCCTGCATCAGCGGCACCAGGTTTTCGCCTTCGGTCCAGGGCGCCACCTCGGACATGTCGACACCGGCCAGCGCGCACAGCGTCGGGCACAGGTCGATGGTCGAAACCGGGTCGGCCACCATGCGCCCGCCCTGCCCCGGCACGGCGATCATCATCGGCACCCGGGCCGCGCCTTCGTAGAAGTTCATCTTGAACCACAAACCGCGTTCGCCCAGCATGTCGCCGTGATCGCTGACAAAGACGATGATGGCCTCCTGCCGCGTCTCTTCCAACACCGTCAGCAGCTCTCCGATCTTGTCGTCGAGATAGGAAATATTGGCGAAATAGGCGCGACGCGACCGGGCGATGTCGTCCTCGGTGATGGTGAAGTTGCGCCAGTCGTTGGCATCGAAGATGCGGCGCGCGTGCGGATCGTGGGCGTCGTATTCCATCGCGGGCACCTCGGGCTGGAGGTGATCGCAATCCGCATAGAGATCCCAGTATTTCCGCCGTGCGACATAGGGGTCATGCGGATGGGTGAAGCTGACGGTCAGGCACCAGGGCCGGTCGTCCTTGCCCCGGGCGAGGTCGTACAGCTTCATCCTGGCGAAATGCGCGACCTCGTCATCGTATTCCAGCTGGTTGGTGATCTCGGCCACGCCGGCGCCAGTGACCGAGCCCATGTTGTGATACCACCAATCGATGCGTTCGCCGGGCCTGCGGTAATCCGGCGTCCAGCCGAAATCGGCGGGGTAGATGTCGGTGGTCAGCCGTTCCTCGAAGCCGTGCAACTGGTCGGGGCCGACGAAATGCATCTTGCCGGACAGGCAGGTCTGATACCCCGCGCGGCGCAGGTGGTGGGCATAGGTGGGGATGTCGGAGGCGAATTCCGCGGCGTTGTCGTAGACGCGCGTCGCGCTGGGCAACTGGCCCGACATGAAGCTGGCGCGACCGGGCGCGCATAGCGGGCTGGCGGTATAGCTGTTGGCGAACCGCACCGAGCGGTCGGCAAGGGCGCGCAGGTGCGGCGCGTGCAGCCAGGGGGCGGGGCCGTCGGGAAACAACGTCCCGTTCAGCTGATCCACCATGACGATCAGGATGTTTTGCGGCATCGGCCCCCCTCCGGCGTTGCGTGCCGGGATCGGACCTGAGCGCAGGGCGTCTGTCAATCGCCTGCGTGCCGTTTCACCTGCGCCGAACCGCTGCGCGCGACAGGCGGATCAGATGGAAAGCGTGCCCAGGAGTTCGTTGCGCGGCAGGCGGCTGACCTCGATCCCGGCATCGGTGCGGCGCAGGTTGTAGCCGTAGCCACGCATCCGGAAACGCCATTCGGTTTCCGACAGCACCTTCTCGCGCTCGGCCAGCAGAAAGGCCCGGACCTCGGTCAGGTCGTCGGTCAGTTTGTCATCAGCGAACATCGCAGGGCTCCTCGTAATGCGGTTTCACTGGACAGGAGCCTTGTTAAGAAATCGGTCCGCAATGCGTCCGAACCGGGGATTTTTCGAGATCGCAGGACAATCGCTGGCCGGTCAGGACTTTGTCTCGGGAACGGCCGGGGTCACGCGGCGTTTCAGCACGGCCTCGCGCCAGGTGATGAAGACCACCGCGCCGATGATCAGGCTGCCGCCGGCGATGACCCAGGGGTCGGCGGGTTCACCGAAGAACAGCGCTCCGAGCGCCACCGACCAGACCAGTTGCAGGAAGGTCACCGGCTGGGTGACCGCCACCGGCGCGGCGGCGAAGGCCAGCGTCATCGTGTAATGCCCGGCCGTGGCGAAGAAGGCGACCGCCGCGAGGATCAGGAGGTCGGACCAGCTTGGCCAGACCCAGACCGCGATGGCGAAGGGCGCCAGCCCGATGGTGACGGTGATCGACAAAAGCGCCACCACGACGGTGGCGGATTGTTCGCCGGAAAACATCTTGGCCATCAGGTAGGAGCCGGCGAAGAACAGCGCCGTGGCCAGCATGGCGATATGGCCGGGATCAAGCTCGCGAAAGCCCGGGCGGAGGATCAGAAGCGCCCCGAAAAGCGCCGCGCAGATCGCCAGGATGCGCCGGATCGCCAGCTTTTCGCCCAGGATAAACACAGCCAGAACAGTGACATAGACCGGGTTCAGATAGTTCATCGCCGTGACTTCGGCGATCGGGATGCGGGTCATCGCGTAGAACCACAGCATCACGCCGCCGGTATGGAAGGCGCCGCGCAGGGCATGCAGTTTCCACAGCCGCGGGGTCATCTGCGCGGCGCGCAGGGCGGACCAGGCGGGGATCAGGAAGACCAGGCCGATGACGTAGCGCAGAAAGGCCGATTCCGCCGCCGGGATGCGCCCGCCCAGCGTCTTGACCAGGGCGGTGACGGCGACGAAACACAGGCCGGTGAGGATCATCCAGAAGATGCCGAGACCGGGGCGGGAGGGGCTTTGGGTCATGCGTTCTTGGTAGCGGTTCTGCGCGCCGCGGCAAGGGGTGTGCGGCCGCCGCGGAGCGTGGGGCCAGACCCTCCCCCCCCCCCCCGGAAGACCTCTGGCCGGAGGACGCGGATCAGCCGAGCAGGAGCTTGGCGGCGATGGCCCACATGGTCAGGCCGATGAGGATGTCGAGGACCTGCCAGGCGCGCGGACGGGCAAAGAAGGGCGCCAGCGCGCGGGCCCCATAACCCAATGAGAAAAAGAAGAAAAACGAGGCCGTCATGGCACCGAGCGCGAAGGCCAGCCGGTCGTCGTACTGGGCCGACACCGCGCCCAGCAAGACCACGGTATCGAGATAGACATGAGGGTTGAGCCAGGTCAGGGCGAGGCAGGTGAGCACGGCGGTCCTGAGGCTGGTGGTGCCCTGCCCGGCTTCGAGCGACTGGCCGCCGCGCCAGGCCGACAGGAAGGTGCGCGCGCCATACCAGACCAGGAAGGCCGCGCCGGCCAGCCGCATGAAAAACTCCAGTCCCGGCAAGGCCTTGGCCAGTGCGCCGAAGCCCGCGACTCCAGCCGCGATCAGCGCCGCGTCCGAGACCGCGCAGACCAGCACCACGGGCAGCACGTGCTGGCGCCGCAACCCCTGGCGCAGCACGAAGGCGTTCTGCGCGCCGATGGCGAGGATCAGGCTGAAACCCAAAGCGAACCCGGCGAAAGCGGCGGTCATGTCGGCGTCCTGTCTGCGTCGGCGCTTGGTGCCCGAGACGGTCGGAATTGGCAAGCGGGCGAAAAAAGCCGCGCGGGTCACGGGGTTTTGAAAGGGGGTCGGTTCGGCCGGTTCGCGGCGGTGTCCCGGGCAGCGATCCGTCCTGTTTCCTGCCGGTTCGGGACGGATCGGTGGGGCGGTTTTCGGGCGGATCGGCGGTGCGGGC
This sequence is a window from Thalassococcus arenae. Protein-coding genes within it:
- the betB gene encoding betaine-aldehyde dehydrogenase, which gives rise to MTYDTQPNASHFVDGAYLEDAAGDPIDVVYPATGAVIARIHAATPAVIAKAVESGLRAQAEWAALSGRERGRVLTRAARIMRDRNRDLSVLETRDTGKPLSETLYVDATSAADALEYFGGLAGSLTGEHVQLGQDWVYTIREPLGLCVGIGAWNYPTQISCWKGAPALACGNAMIFKPSEETPLCALKVAEILVEAGAPAGLYNVVQGAGAVGAALVGHPDVAKVSLTGSVPTGRKVYAAAADGMKHVTMELGGKSPLLIFDDADPDDAVGGAILGNFYSSGQVCSNGTRVFVQRGIKEAFLARLAERLAQAKIGDPLDESVNFGPMVSARQREIVLGYIEKGKAEGARLVCGGSVIDGDGFYIQPTVFADVTDDMVIAREEIFGPVMAVLDFDDEAEAIARANNTPFGLSAGVFTRDLARGHRVIGQLRAGSCFINSYNDAPVEAPFGGVKMSGVGRENSKAAIHHYSQLKSVYVRMGRVEAPF
- a CDS encoding glutathione S-transferase family protein, coding for MVTIWGRASSSNVQAVMWGAAELGLVIERIDAGGGYGGLDTPSFLEMNPNGLIPVMRDGDLTLFESAAILRHLARAYGDDGFWPVDPARRARVDQWSEWAKQEIANRFTGPIFWRVVRTPAARHDPAAIRAAVDRFETALAIAEARLARSPWLAGDTMTPGDIHLGHVLYRYFDIAIDRRDFPALRAYYGRLTERPAYAAHVMLNYDELRDTI
- the betC gene encoding choline-sulfatase — encoded protein: MPQNILIVMVDQLNGTLFPDGPAPWLHAPHLRALADRSVRFANSYTASPLCAPGRASFMSGQLPSATRVYDNAAEFASDIPTYAHHLRRAGYQTCLSGKMHFVGPDQLHGFEERLTTDIYPADFGWTPDYRRPGERIDWWYHNMGSVTGAGVAEITNQLEYDDEVAHFARMKLYDLARGKDDRPWCLTVSFTHPHDPYVARRKYWDLYADCDHLQPEVPAMEYDAHDPHARRIFDANDWRNFTITEDDIARSRRAYFANISYLDDKIGELLTVLEETRQEAIIVFVSDHGDMLGERGLWFKMNFYEGAARVPMMIAVPGQGGRMVADPVSTIDLCPTLCALAGVDMSEVAPWTEGENLVPLMQGGRRKTPVAMEYAAEASYSPLIALRQGRWKYTNCALDPEQLFDLDADPQELANRAKDGDCRPVLEYFRRTAAERWDLEEFDAAVRESQARRHVVYQALRQGGYYPWDHQPLQRASERYMRNHMDLNVLEDSQRFPRGE
- a CDS encoding DMT family transporter, yielding MTQSPSRPGLGIFWMILTGLCFVAVTALVKTLGGRIPAAESAFLRYVIGLVFLIPAWSALRAAQMTPRLWKLHALRGAFHTGGVMLWFYAMTRIPIAEVTAMNYLNPVYVTVLAVFILGEKLAIRRILAICAALFGALLILRPGFRELDPGHIAMLATALFFAGSYLMAKMFSGEQSATVVVALLSITVTIGLAPFAIAVWVWPSWSDLLILAAVAFFATAGHYTMTLAFAAAPVAVTQPVTFLQLVWSVALGALFFGEPADPWVIAGGSLIIGAVVFITWREAVLKRRVTPAVPETKS
- a CDS encoding LysE/ArgO family amino acid transporter, with protein sequence MTAAFAGFALGFSLILAIGAQNAFVLRQGLRRQHVLPVVLVCAVSDAALIAAGVAGFGALAKALPGLEFFMRLAGAAFLVWYGARTFLSAWRGGQSLEAGQGTTSLRTAVLTCLALTWLNPHVYLDTVVLLGAVSAQYDDRLAFALGAMTASFFFFFSLGYGARALAPFFARPRAWQVLDILIGLTMWAIAAKLLLG